A window of the Pseudomonadota bacterium genome harbors these coding sequences:
- a CDS encoding J domain-containing protein codes for MSSAKRHDIARAAGLLGFEGHASIKEIKAAFRRLSKKHHPDTSPEGTADTQKMQEITEAYQLLIEYCSQYRCPLVVEEGESQNAEEWWFDRFGQDPLWGKGGNSK; via the coding sequence GTGAGCAGCGCCAAGCGTCATGATATTGCCAGGGCCGCCGGCTTGCTGGGGTTTGAAGGGCACGCCAGTATCAAGGAGATAAAGGCCGCTTTCCGGCGGCTTTCCAAAAAGCATCATCCCGATACATCTCCTGAGGGAACGGCGGATACACAAAAAATGCAGGAAATCACCGAGGCCTATCAGCTGCTTATTGAATACTGCTCGCAGTATCGATGTCCATTAGTTGTAGAGGAGGGCGAATCTCAGAATGCGGAGGAGTGGTGGTTTGACCGGTTCGGCCAGGATCCTTTATGGGGAAAGGGTGGAAACAGTAAATAG
- the plsY gene encoding glycerol-3-phosphate 1-O-acyltransferase PlsY, protein MIPVIILISYLVGSIPWGLVLGKLSGVDVRKSGSGNIGATNVSRLLGKKLGLLTLMGDIAKGVLPMVLAAHFFRDHQLLDIIVPACGFAAFLGHLYPVYLRFRGGKGVATALGVFLYLEPLAILGDLVVFVFVVAIWGYVSLGSLVASAAIPLLIWILGGSADHMILAALIAALIWVKHHENIRRLLNHQEKSWKKAPQDQAGGK, encoded by the coding sequence ATGATCCCGGTAATTATCCTCATATCGTATCTTGTCGGCTCCATTCCATGGGGGCTTGTCCTTGGCAAACTCTCAGGCGTTGATGTCAGAAAATCCGGCAGCGGCAATATCGGCGCAACTAATGTCAGCCGGCTGCTCGGCAAAAAGCTCGGCCTGTTGACACTTATGGGAGATATTGCCAAAGGCGTGCTCCCCATGGTGCTTGCCGCCCATTTTTTTCGTGATCATCAACTGTTGGACATTATCGTTCCTGCCTGTGGTTTTGCAGCGTTTCTCGGGCACCTGTATCCCGTCTATCTCCGTTTCCGGGGGGGGAAAGGGGTGGCCACCGCCCTGGGGGTCTTTCTCTACCTTGAGCCCCTGGCCATTCTTGGGGACCTGGTTGTTTTTGTTTTTGTGGTGGCGATCTGGGGATATGTGTCGTTGGGATCGTTGGTTGCTTCCGCAGCAATTCCGCTTTTAATCTGGATTCTCGGGGGAAGCGCCGACCATATGATTCTTGCGGCGCTCATCGCTGCACTGATCTGGGTAAAGCACCATGAAAATATCAGACGTTTGCTGAATCACCAGGAAAAAAGCTGGAAAAAGGCGCCTCAGGACCAGGCTGGTGGTAAGTGA
- a CDS encoding HD domain-containing protein, whose product MQCPGQDSRYWDSEAIFEGKCTKCNEIVEFFKDDNSRKCKNCGTKVLNPRIDFGCATYCPYAEQCLGSLPPELLAMKKDLLKDRVAIEMKRYFDGDFKRIGHATRVARHAGAINKIEQGNPAVILNAAYLHDIGIKEAEHKFNSASPRYQHQEGPPVAREILAKLGADQEVIDEVCDIIGHHHHPRENETLNFKVLYDADLIANLEDKHKESPITGERCQEIINKSFLTGGGKQVAQEVFAQMLMKP is encoded by the coding sequence ATGCAATGCCCCGGACAGGACAGCAGATACTGGGATTCGGAAGCCATCTTTGAAGGAAAATGCACCAAGTGCAACGAGATTGTTGAGTTCTTCAAAGACGATAACAGCCGGAAGTGTAAAAATTGCGGCACGAAAGTCCTGAACCCGCGAATAGATTTTGGTTGCGCAACTTATTGCCCTTACGCAGAACAATGCCTGGGCTCCCTGCCGCCTGAACTGCTTGCCATGAAAAAAGACCTGCTCAAAGACCGGGTGGCCATTGAAATGAAACGGTATTTTGACGGCGACTTCAAACGGATCGGGCATGCTACAAGGGTAGCCCGCCACGCCGGGGCAATCAACAAGATCGAACAGGGAAATCCCGCGGTTATCCTGAACGCCGCATATCTGCACGATATCGGCATCAAGGAGGCCGAGCACAAATTCAACAGCGCCTCCCCCCGTTATCAGCATCAGGAAGGGCCGCCGGTTGCCAGGGAAATCCTCGCAAAACTCGGCGCCGACCAGGAGGTAATCGATGAGGTCTGCGACATCATCGGCCATCACCATCATCCCAGGGAAAACGAAACACTCAATTTCAAGGTCCTGTATGATGCCGACCTCATTGCAAACCTTGAAGACAAACATAAAGAATCCCCGATCACCGGGGAACGATGCCAGGAAATCATTAACAAATCATTCCTGACCGGTGGCGGCAAACAGGTTGCACAAGAAGTTTTTGCTCAAATGTTGATGAAACCTTAA
- a CDS encoding 4Fe-4S binding protein: protein MKINREIIEIDQELCNGCGQCVPDCAEGALQIIDGKAKLIAEKYCDGLGACLKGCPTGALKVVVRVADDFDEAAVEELLKQQKAAEKPLTPAPSGCPSMKLQSFGAVTPCQAANKPISLTGAGSPLQEATSALAHWPVKIRLVPPTAPFLKNADLLIAADCMPQAYANFHRDFLAGRALMSGCPKFDEVESYIAKFTEVFNTADIKSVTVAIMEVPCCAGMKKIVGEALKRSGKNIKTEVAVVSTRGEIIRREPLVV from the coding sequence ATGAAAATTAACCGGGAAATTATCGAAATCGACCAGGAACTCTGCAACGGCTGCGGCCAATGTGTACCTGATTGCGCCGAAGGGGCATTACAAATAATTGACGGCAAGGCCAAGCTTATTGCTGAAAAATATTGTGACGGGCTTGGCGCCTGCCTCAAAGGATGCCCCACCGGTGCATTAAAGGTCGTCGTGCGGGTGGCTGATGATTTTGATGAGGCCGCGGTTGAGGAACTCCTGAAACAACAAAAGGCGGCAGAAAAACCATTGACTCCCGCCCCTTCCGGCTGCCCTTCGATGAAACTCCAGAGCTTTGGGGCCGTCACCCCATGTCAGGCGGCAAACAAACCGATTTCCCTTACAGGAGCGGGAAGCCCCCTTCAGGAAGCAACTTCCGCCCTGGCGCACTGGCCGGTGAAAATCCGCCTGGTTCCGCCCACCGCGCCGTTTCTTAAAAATGCCGATCTGCTGATTGCCGCAGACTGCATGCCCCAGGCCTATGCAAATTTTCACCGCGATTTTCTTGCCGGCCGGGCCCTGATGTCCGGGTGTCCGAAATTCGACGAGGTTGAAAGTTATATTGCCAAATTCACCGAAGTATTCAATACGGCGGATATCAAGAGCGTCACAGTGGCCATCATGGAGGTGCCCTGTTGCGCCGGCATGAAAAAAATCGTCGGCGAAGCCCTGAAGCGATCCGGGAAAAACATCAAAACCGAGGTCGCGGTTGTCAGCACCCGTGGGGAAATTATTCGACGGGAACCACTTGTAGTATAA
- a CDS encoding TlpA family protein disulfide reductase: MTYIKHISPGRRFAGVFLLFLLALFSADHAFAGKKMPPFALPSVLDGSTIDASSFSGKVLLINFFATWCPPCQREIPKLIELQNNYGGETFTVIGISTDDSTRKFVKKFINKRKINYPVIMADDTVVKDFGDFVEIPVSFLVDRKGNIVKKYLGYVPQSILEPDILELLPQAK; this comes from the coding sequence ATGACCTATATTAAACATATCAGCCCAGGAAGACGCTTTGCCGGCGTGTTCCTGCTTTTTCTCCTTGCTCTTTTCTCCGCAGATCATGCTTTTGCCGGAAAAAAAATGCCGCCATTCGCCCTTCCTTCGGTCCTGGACGGAAGCACCATTGATGCGAGTTCCTTCAGCGGCAAGGTGTTGTTGATTAATTTTTTTGCGACCTGGTGCCCGCCATGCCAACGGGAAATTCCCAAACTTATAGAGCTCCAGAATAACTATGGGGGGGAAACCTTCACCGTCATCGGGATTTCAACCGATGACAGCACCAGGAAATTCGTGAAAAAATTCATCAATAAAAGAAAAATCAACTATCCGGTGATAATGGCAGATGACACCGTTGTTAAAGATTTCGGCGATTTCGTTGAAATCCCGGTCTCCTTCCTGGTAGACCGGAAAGGAAACATCGTCAAGAAATACCTTGGCTACGTGCCGCAATCCATCCTCGAACCAGACATTCTCGAACTCCTCCCGCAGGCAAAATAG